The proteins below are encoded in one region of Pangasianodon hypophthalmus isolate fPanHyp1 chromosome 6, fPanHyp1.pri, whole genome shotgun sequence:
- the gabpb1 gene encoding GA-binding protein subunit beta-1 isoform X2 translates to MSLVDLGKKLLEAARSGQDDEVRILMANGAPFTTDWLGTSPLHLSAQYGHYSTTEVLLRAGVSRDARTKVDRTPLHMAASEGHASIVEVLLQHGADVNAKDMLKMTALHWAVEHGHGDVVALLLRFGADVHAQSKFGKTALDIALDNNNEDLAEILQVAMQNQINTNPESPDMLTIHTASPQFIIGPGGVVNLTGLISPSNTAKPTVMATEEVVTADSVDGAIQQVVTSGGQQVITIVTDGIQLGNLQGGGAINQPIIVTMPDGQQVLTVPATDVAEETVVSDEPSLKRARLEEEEEEEEEENTTTHTHETKEKVALLKQLEEANREAQKYRQQFLKKEQEAEAYRQKLEAITRQGGKKPA, encoded by the exons atgtctCTGGTGGATCTGGGGAAGAAGTTGCTGGAGGCGGCTCGCTCTGGACAGGATGACGAGGTTCGGATCCTCATGGCCAACGGAGCTCCGTTCACCACAGACTGG ctgggcACATCGCCGCTCCACCTCTCAGCTCAGTACGGTCACTACTCAACCACCGAAGTGCTGCTGCGCGCCGGCGTCAGCCGAGACGCTCGCACCAAAGTGGACCGAACCCCTCTGCACATGGCTGCCTCggaaggccacgcctccatcgTAGAGGTGCTGCTGCAG cacggCGCCGATGTGAATGCTAAGGACATGTTGAAGATGACGGCTCTGCACTGGGCGGTTGAACATGGACATGGTGACGTGGTGGCGCTGCTGCTGCGGTTCGGCGCTGACGTTCACGCTCAGAGTAAATTCGGCAAAACGGCGCTCGATATTGCGCTCGACAACAACAACGAGGACCTGGCGGAAATCCTGCAG GTGGCGATGCAGAACCAAATCAACACAAACCCCGAGAGTCCCGACATGCTGACCATCCACACCGCGTCACCCCAGTTCATCATCGGCCCGGGGGGAGTGGTCAACCTGACGGGCCTCATCTCCCCCTCCAACACCGCGAAacctacag tgatgGCTACTGAGGAGGTGGTGACTGCAGACTCCGTCGACGGCGCCATCCAGCAGGTCGTGACCTCCGGAGGTCAGCAAGTCATCACCATAGTAACTGACGGCATTCAGCTAGGAAACCTGCAAGGGGGCGGAGCCATCAACCAGCCCATAATAGTCACCATGCCTGACGGGCAGCAAG tgttgacAGTTCCAGCCACAGACGTAGCGGAGGAGACGGTGGTGAGCGACGAACCATCGCTCAAGCGAGCGAGActggaagaggaagaagaggaggaagaagaggagaacaccaccacacacacacacgagacgaag gagaagGTGGCGTTGTTGAAGCAGTTGGAGGAGGCGAACAGAGAAGCTCAGAAATACAGACAGCAGTTCCTGAAGAAGGAGCAGGAGGCTGAGGCGTACCGCCAAAAACTGGAGGCCATCACACGGCAGGGGGGGAAGAAACCggcgtga
- the gabpb1 gene encoding GA-binding protein subunit beta-1 isoform X1: protein MSLVDLGKKLLEAARSGQDDEVRILMANGAPFTTDWLGTSPLHLSAQYGHYSTTEVLLRAGVSRDARTKVDRTPLHMAASEGHASIVEVLLQHGADVNAKDMLKMTALHWAVEHGHGDVVALLLRFGADVHAQSKFGKTALDIALDNNNEDLAEILQVAMQNQINTNPESPDMLTIHTASPQFIIGPGGVVNLTGLISPSNTAKPTVMATEEVVTADSVDGAIQQVVTSGGQQVITIVTDGIQLGNLQGGGAINQPIIVTMPDGQQVLTVPATDVAEETVVSDEPSLKRARLEEEEEEEEEENTTTHTHETKVTTHTHTHTHTHTHETKEKVALLKQLEEANREAQKYRQQFLKKEQEAEAYRQKLEAITRQGGKKPA from the exons atgtctCTGGTGGATCTGGGGAAGAAGTTGCTGGAGGCGGCTCGCTCTGGACAGGATGACGAGGTTCGGATCCTCATGGCCAACGGAGCTCCGTTCACCACAGACTGG ctgggcACATCGCCGCTCCACCTCTCAGCTCAGTACGGTCACTACTCAACCACCGAAGTGCTGCTGCGCGCCGGCGTCAGCCGAGACGCTCGCACCAAAGTGGACCGAACCCCTCTGCACATGGCTGCCTCggaaggccacgcctccatcgTAGAGGTGCTGCTGCAG cacggCGCCGATGTGAATGCTAAGGACATGTTGAAGATGACGGCTCTGCACTGGGCGGTTGAACATGGACATGGTGACGTGGTGGCGCTGCTGCTGCGGTTCGGCGCTGACGTTCACGCTCAGAGTAAATTCGGCAAAACGGCGCTCGATATTGCGCTCGACAACAACAACGAGGACCTGGCGGAAATCCTGCAG GTGGCGATGCAGAACCAAATCAACACAAACCCCGAGAGTCCCGACATGCTGACCATCCACACCGCGTCACCCCAGTTCATCATCGGCCCGGGGGGAGTGGTCAACCTGACGGGCCTCATCTCCCCCTCCAACACCGCGAAacctacag tgatgGCTACTGAGGAGGTGGTGACTGCAGACTCCGTCGACGGCGCCATCCAGCAGGTCGTGACCTCCGGAGGTCAGCAAGTCATCACCATAGTAACTGACGGCATTCAGCTAGGAAACCTGCAAGGGGGCGGAGCCATCAACCAGCCCATAATAGTCACCATGCCTGACGGGCAGCAAG tgttgacAGTTCCAGCCACAGACGTAGCGGAGGAGACGGTGGTGAGCGACGAACCATCGCTCAAGCGAGCGAGActggaagaggaagaagaggaggaagaagaggagaacaccaccacacacacacacgagacgaaggtcacaacacacacacacacacacacacacacacacacacacgagacgAAG gagaagGTGGCGTTGTTGAAGCAGTTGGAGGAGGCGAACAGAGAAGCTCAGAAATACAGACAGCAGTTCCTGAAGAAGGAGCAGGAGGCTGAGGCGTACCGCCAAAAACTGGAGGCCATCACACGGCAGGGGGGGAAGAAACCggcgtga